A genomic window from Streptomyces sp. NBC_00234 includes:
- a CDS encoding MerR family transcriptional regulator, whose amino-acid sequence MATGTEEPTLTVDELAARAGVTVRTVRFYSTRGLLPPPVIGPRRVGHYGRDHLARLALIEELQHQGMTLAAIERYLEQLPPDLSAHDLAIHRALVASWAPDKTEDMTRAELERRAGRALTEPDLDLLAAMAVLERCGEGGEGFRVDPGLLRLGVELLDVPIAHGTILAARTVLLEHTRSAAQELTRLFRDEVWNPYRERESDPEHVAAMKSLSAHMQPMVVQALVTAFQRSLKEELRAAFTAE is encoded by the coding sequence ATGGCGACCGGGACCGAGGAGCCGACGCTCACCGTCGACGAGCTTGCGGCGCGCGCCGGGGTCACCGTCCGCACCGTGCGCTTCTACAGCACCCGGGGTCTGCTCCCGCCGCCGGTGATCGGGCCGCGCCGGGTCGGACACTACGGGCGCGACCACCTCGCACGGCTGGCCCTGATCGAGGAACTCCAGCACCAGGGCATGACCCTGGCCGCGATCGAACGGTATCTGGAGCAGTTGCCGCCCGACCTGAGCGCGCACGATCTGGCGATCCACCGGGCGCTGGTGGCGTCCTGGGCTCCGGACAAGACCGAGGACATGACGCGGGCCGAGCTGGAGCGGCGCGCGGGGCGGGCGCTCACCGAGCCGGATCTCGATCTGCTGGCGGCGATGGCCGTGCTGGAGCGGTGCGGGGAGGGCGGCGAGGGATTCCGGGTCGATCCCGGGCTGCTCCGGCTCGGCGTGGAGCTTCTGGACGTACCGATCGCGCACGGGACGATCCTTGCCGCGCGCACGGTCCTGCTGGAGCACACCCGCTCGGCCGCACAGGAGCTGACGCGGCTCTTCCGTGACGAGGTGTGGAACCCCTACCGGGAGCGCGAGTCCGATCCCGAGCATGTCGCGGCGATGAAGTCGCTGTCCGCCCATATGCAGCCGATGGTGGTGCAGGCCCTGGTGACCGCGTTCCAGCGTTCGCTGAAGGAAGAGCTGCGGGCCGCGTTCACGGCGGAGTAG
- a CDS encoding acyl-CoA dehydrogenase family protein, with product MQRQIFTEEHDAFRETVRTFLTKEVLPHYEQWERDGIVSREAWLAAGRQGLLGLAVPEEYGGGGTTDFRYSAVLAEEFTRAGAPGLALGLHNDIIGPYLTGLATEEQKRRWLPGFCSGEIITAIAMTEPGAGSDLQGIRTTAEDKGDHWLLNGSKTFISNGILADLVVVVARTTPEGGAKGLSLIVVERGAEGFERGRNLDKIGQKSQDTAELFFHDVRVPKENLLGERDGAFIHLMTNLAQERMGIAVAGIAAAEHLLEITTRYVKEREAFGRPLSKLQHIRFEIAEMATECAVTRSFLDRCIVDHSDGVLDAVHASMAKWWATELQKRVADRCLQLHGGYGYMAEFPVARAFTDGRIQTIYGGTTEIMKEIIGRSLLA from the coding sequence GTGCAGCGGCAGATCTTCACCGAAGAACACGACGCGTTCCGCGAGACCGTCCGTACCTTCCTCACCAAGGAGGTGCTCCCGCACTACGAGCAGTGGGAGAGGGACGGCATCGTCTCGCGCGAGGCGTGGCTGGCGGCCGGACGGCAGGGACTGCTCGGTCTCGCCGTCCCCGAGGAGTACGGAGGCGGCGGCACCACCGACTTCCGCTACAGCGCCGTCCTCGCCGAGGAGTTCACCCGGGCGGGCGCCCCCGGCCTCGCCCTCGGCCTGCACAACGACATCATCGGCCCCTACCTGACCGGGCTGGCGACCGAGGAGCAGAAGCGGCGCTGGCTGCCCGGCTTCTGCAGCGGCGAGATCATCACGGCCATCGCGATGACCGAGCCGGGCGCGGGCTCCGACCTCCAGGGCATCCGCACCACCGCCGAGGACAAGGGCGACCACTGGCTGCTCAACGGCTCGAAGACGTTCATCTCCAACGGCATCCTCGCCGACCTGGTGGTCGTCGTCGCCAGGACCACCCCCGAGGGCGGCGCGAAGGGCCTCTCCCTGATCGTCGTCGAGCGCGGCGCGGAGGGCTTCGAGCGGGGCCGCAACCTCGACAAGATCGGCCAGAAGTCCCAGGACACCGCCGAGCTGTTCTTCCACGACGTCCGCGTCCCCAAGGAGAACCTCCTCGGCGAGCGCGACGGCGCCTTCATCCACCTCATGACCAACCTGGCGCAGGAACGGATGGGCATCGCGGTCGCCGGAATCGCCGCCGCCGAACACCTCCTGGAGATCACCACCCGGTACGTCAAGGAGCGCGAGGCGTTCGGACGGCCGCTCTCCAAGCTCCAGCACATCCGGTTCGAGATCGCCGAGATGGCCACCGAGTGCGCCGTCACCCGGAGCTTCCTCGACCGCTGCATCGTCGACCACTCGGACGGAGTCCTCGACGCCGTACACGCCTCGATGGCCAAGTGGTGGGCCACCGAACTGCAGAAGCGCGTCGCCGACCGCTGCCTCCAACTCCACGGCGGATACGGCTACATGGCCGAGTTCCCGGTGGCCAGGGCCTTCACCGACGGCCGCATCCAGACCATCTACGGCGGCACGACCGAGATCATGAAAGAGATCATCGGCCGCTCGCTCCTCGCCTGA
- a CDS encoding oxygenase MpaB family protein yields the protein MDSTAATAADAGEAPAPPPPGGVLWSLSGDIRALLMLPAALTLQVAHPAVGAGVDEHSVFRTDPWGRGERSLRSLQLWVYGGDAAAEEGRRLRRLHRTIRGTDTRGRRYHALTPANYAWVHATGFPVYRHAASYLVRPMTEEQERALYREWLQVGRILGIHDRDMPATIEEFWPYYRRMLAEEIEATAVVRELVAPDAVVPPPDRGPLLVRLLLRALWPVLLPPLARFRSFVTVGLMPPEARAAIGLEWTPEQERTLRRFCGVVRTVVPALPERLRYLPLARRARAAHRRAGNGPAPSRR from the coding sequence ATGGACAGCACAGCGGCCACGGCGGCGGACGCGGGCGAGGCTCCCGCTCCGCCCCCGCCCGGCGGTGTGCTCTGGAGCCTGTCCGGCGACATCCGCGCCCTGCTGATGCTGCCCGCCGCCCTGACTCTTCAGGTGGCCCACCCGGCGGTCGGCGCGGGCGTCGACGAGCACTCCGTCTTCCGCACCGATCCGTGGGGGCGCGGTGAGCGGTCCCTGCGCTCGCTCCAGCTCTGGGTGTACGGAGGAGACGCGGCGGCCGAAGAGGGACGCCGGCTCCGCAGGCTCCACCGGACCATCCGGGGTACCGACACACGGGGCCGCCGCTACCACGCGCTGACACCCGCGAACTACGCCTGGGTGCACGCCACCGGCTTCCCCGTGTACCGGCACGCCGCGAGCTATCTGGTCCGCCCGATGACCGAGGAACAGGAGCGGGCCCTGTACCGCGAATGGCTCCAGGTCGGGCGGATCCTCGGTATCCACGACCGGGACATGCCCGCGACGATCGAGGAGTTCTGGCCGTACTACCGCAGGATGCTCGCCGAGGAGATCGAGGCGACCGCCGTCGTCCGCGAACTGGTGGCCCCCGACGCCGTCGTGCCCCCGCCGGACCGCGGCCCGCTGCTCGTGCGGCTCCTGCTCCGCGCCCTGTGGCCGGTCCTGCTGCCGCCCCTGGCGCGGTTCCGCAGTTTCGTCACCGTGGGGCTCATGCCGCCGGAGGCCCGCGCGGCGATCGGCCTGGAGTGGACGCCGGAGCAGGAGCGGACACTGCGTCGCTTCTGCGGCGTCGTACGGACCGTGGTCCCCGCGCTGCCCGAGCGCCTGCGCTACCTGCCGCTCGCCCGCAGGGCGCGGGCCGCGCACCGGCGGGCGGGCAACGGACCGGCTCCGTCGCGGCGGTAG
- a CDS encoding M14 family metallopeptidase: MTPRIARALRITRTPDTPRRRRAGLRELALTVAAAALAVPFATVPAEAAHAAPRTGFETSDGARWTGQPEEQEFLSAVDRASDRVAIERIGTTKQGRPLQLVRIGAPRPAAHTMLLICSQHGNEPSGREACLSTVRDLAFARDRATSTFLSRTNVLVLPTANPDGRAANTRGNADGVDINRDHIALQTAEGRAMAGVIRDQRPDVIYDLHEYGATPPYYDKDLFVLWPRNPNVHDGVHDASQTLSDRYVRPAAAESGYSSGIYGIWTDPVTGDPIKQTAGDGQERILRNTSGLKHAVGLLIESRVDALSEAEKADPALNQRRRVESQHAALGGLFTFDDEQRGRIEAATAVSRLAGFADRGPVYLGGADNDPAEPGEVIQDPPCGYRLTAAQYADVGDELALHGVTSRPDGDGAYVPLRQSARNLVPLLLDERATYHLTNGQALTAC, from the coding sequence ATGACCCCTCGCATCGCCCGTGCACTCCGCATCACCCGAACACCGGATACTCCGCGCAGGCGCCGCGCCGGCCTGCGCGAACTCGCCCTGACGGTCGCCGCCGCGGCCCTCGCCGTACCGTTCGCCACCGTCCCCGCCGAGGCCGCGCACGCCGCGCCCCGCACCGGATTCGAGACGAGCGACGGGGCCCGCTGGACCGGGCAGCCCGAGGAGCAGGAGTTCCTCTCCGCGGTCGACCGGGCGAGCGACCGGGTCGCGATCGAACGGATCGGCACGACGAAGCAGGGCCGACCCCTCCAGCTCGTCCGCATCGGAGCCCCCCGGCCCGCCGCCCACACGATGCTGCTGATCTGCAGCCAGCACGGCAACGAACCGTCCGGCCGCGAGGCGTGCCTGTCCACCGTCCGGGATCTCGCCTTCGCCCGGGACCGGGCGACCAGCACCTTCCTGTCCCGCACGAACGTGCTCGTCCTGCCCACCGCCAACCCCGACGGGCGGGCGGCGAACACCCGGGGCAACGCGGACGGCGTCGACATCAACCGTGACCACATCGCCCTCCAGACCGCCGAGGGCCGTGCCATGGCCGGTGTCATCCGGGACCAACGGCCCGACGTGATCTACGACTTGCACGAGTACGGGGCCACTCCGCCGTACTACGACAAGGACCTCTTCGTCCTCTGGCCCCGCAACCCCAACGTCCACGACGGGGTGCACGACGCCTCGCAGACCCTGTCGGACCGGTACGTCAGGCCCGCTGCGGCGGAGTCCGGCTACAGCAGCGGCATCTACGGGATCTGGACCGACCCGGTCACCGGAGACCCCATCAAGCAGACCGCGGGCGACGGGCAGGAGCGGATCCTGCGCAACACCTCGGGCCTCAAGCACGCGGTGGGCCTGCTCATCGAATCCCGCGTCGACGCCCTCTCCGAGGCGGAGAAGGCCGACCCCGCGCTCAACCAGCGGCGCAGGGTCGAGTCCCAGCACGCCGCGCTCGGCGGCCTGTTCACCTTCGACGACGAGCAGCGCGGCCGGATCGAGGCGGCCACCGCCGTGTCCCGCCTCGCTGGCTTCGCCGACCGCGGCCCGGTGTACCTCGGGGGCGCCGACAACGACCCGGCCGAGCCCGGCGAGGTCATCCAGGACCCGCCCTGCGGGTACCGGCTCACCGCAGCCCAGTACGCCGATGTGGGCGACGAACTGGCCCTGCACGGGGTCACCTCCCGGCCCGACGGTGACGGAGCGTATGTACCGCTGAGGCAGTCGGCGCGGAATCTCGTTCCGCTCCTCCTCGACGAGCGGGCGACATATCACCTCACAAACGGTCAAGCCCTTACGGCTTGTTGA
- a CDS encoding BCCT family transporter: MSQDDQRRDGRGELAVTADLPAEPDHGRSPTTDRVVFGVTAVFTLAFVVWGATATDSLESVSSKLLNGLIHNGGWAFMLAASGFVVFALWLAISRYGKISLGQEGEEPEFRTVSWVAMMFSAGMGIGLMFYGVSEPLAHFINPPPGTHPVDAAEAMQTAMATTLFHWTLHPWAIYAVVGLAIAYSTYRRRRRQTISAVFEPLIGERHARGGVGRVIDILAIFATLFGSAASLGLGTLQIGSGFQELNWMEKTGTGLLVTIIAVLTVAFVASAVSGVERGIQWLSNINMVLALILATFVFIAGPTIIVLDLLPTSIAAYFENLPQLAGRTEATGKGEVADWLASWTVFYWAWWISWTPFVGMFIARISRGRTIRQFVGGVILVPSTVSLVWFAVFGGSAIRLQEAGRLSDADTPEAQLFGVLQEFPIPTVMSILVMILVGIFFVSGADAASIVMGTLSQKGVLEPATWVVVFWGVVTGAVAAIMLLIGNGKGDALAGLQNLTILVAAPFTIVMVGMCVALMRDLRQDPQIVRQEFGVEAVESAVIEGHAKYDGDFEIRIGPGTSQITTERMNRTDRTDKADPDA, encoded by the coding sequence GTGTCGCAGGACGATCAGAGAAGGGATGGGCGGGGGGAGCTGGCGGTCACCGCCGACCTCCCCGCCGAACCGGACCACGGCCGGAGTCCCACGACCGACCGGGTGGTCTTCGGAGTCACCGCGGTGTTCACCCTCGCCTTCGTGGTCTGGGGAGCCACCGCCACGGACTCGCTGGAGAGCGTCTCCAGCAAGCTGCTCAACGGGCTCATCCACAACGGCGGCTGGGCCTTCATGCTCGCTGCCTCCGGGTTCGTCGTCTTCGCCCTCTGGCTCGCGATCAGCCGGTACGGGAAGATCTCGCTCGGACAGGAGGGCGAGGAACCCGAGTTCCGTACCGTCTCCTGGGTCGCGATGATGTTCAGCGCCGGCATGGGCATCGGTCTGATGTTCTACGGCGTGAGCGAGCCACTCGCCCACTTCATCAACCCGCCGCCCGGCACCCACCCCGTCGACGCCGCCGAGGCGATGCAGACGGCGATGGCCACCACCCTCTTCCACTGGACGCTGCACCCCTGGGCGATCTACGCGGTGGTCGGCCTGGCCATCGCGTACAGCACCTACCGGCGGCGCAGGCGGCAGACGATCAGCGCGGTGTTCGAGCCGCTCATCGGCGAGCGGCACGCCCGCGGAGGCGTGGGCCGTGTCATCGACATCCTCGCCATCTTCGCCACACTCTTCGGCTCCGCCGCCTCCCTGGGCCTCGGCACCCTCCAGATCGGGAGCGGATTCCAGGAGCTGAACTGGATGGAGAAGACGGGCACGGGCCTGCTCGTCACCATCATCGCCGTCCTGACGGTCGCCTTCGTCGCCTCGGCGGTCTCCGGCGTCGAGAGGGGCATCCAGTGGCTGTCCAACATCAACATGGTGCTCGCCCTGATTCTCGCCACCTTCGTCTTCATCGCCGGGCCCACGATCATCGTGCTGGACCTGCTGCCCACCTCGATCGCCGCCTACTTCGAGAACCTCCCCCAGCTGGCCGGCCGCACCGAGGCCACGGGCAAGGGGGAAGTGGCCGACTGGCTCGCGAGCTGGACGGTCTTCTACTGGGCCTGGTGGATCTCCTGGACACCCTTCGTGGGCATGTTCATCGCCAGGATCAGCCGCGGCAGGACCATCCGTCAGTTCGTCGGCGGAGTCATCCTCGTGCCCAGCACCGTCAGCCTGGTGTGGTTCGCGGTCTTCGGCGGTTCGGCGATCCGGCTCCAGGAGGCCGGCAGGCTCAGTGACGCGGACACCCCGGAGGCACAGCTCTTCGGCGTGCTCCAGGAGTTCCCGATTCCCACGGTCATGAGCATTCTGGTGATGATCCTCGTCGGGATCTTCTTCGTCTCCGGTGCCGACGCGGCCTCCATCGTGATGGGCACGCTCTCCCAGAAGGGCGTCCTCGAACCCGCCACCTGGGTCGTGGTCTTCTGGGGCGTCGTGACGGGCGCCGTCGCCGCGATCATGCTGCTCATCGGTAACGGCAAGGGGGACGCGCTCGCCGGGCTCCAGAACCTCACCATCCTGGTCGCCGCCCCGTTCACCATCGTCATGGTCGGCATGTGCGTGGCCCTGATGCGGGACCTGCGGCAGGACCCGCAGATCGTGCGGCAGGAGTTCGGCGTCGAAGCGGTCGAGTCCGCGGTCATCGAGGGTCACGCCAAGTACGACGGCGACTTCGAGATCCGGATCGGCCCCGGCACCAGCCAGATCACCACGGAACGCATGAACAGGACCGACAGGACCGACAAGGCCGACCCGGACGCCTGA
- a CDS encoding 3-hydroxyacyl-CoA dehydrogenase NAD-binding domain-containing protein — translation MTQSTTIRWEQDETGVVTLVLDDPNQSANTMNQAFRDSIAAVADRAEAEKDSIRGIVYTSAKKTFFAGGDLKDMIRIGPENAQLAFDTGTAIKNSLRRIETLGKPVVAAINGAALGGGYEIALASHHRIALDAPGSRIGLPEVTLGLLPAGGGVTRTVRLMGIADALLKVLLQGTQYTPQRALENGLVHEVAATTEEMLDKARAFIDANPESQQPWDVKGYKIPGGTPSNPRFAANLPAFPSNLKKQLAGAPMPAPRNILAAAVEGAQVDFETALTIEARYFTELVTGQVSKNMIQAFFFDLQAVNSGASRPKGIEERPVRKVAVLGAGMMGAGIAYSCARAGIDVVLKDVTTEAAARGKAYSEKLLDKALSRGRTTEAKRDELLARITPTGDPADLAGCDAVIEAVFEDTSLKHKVFQEIQDIIEPDALLCSNTSTLPITVLAEGVSRPVDFIGLHFFSPVDKMPLVEIIKGERTGDEALARAFDLVRRIKKTPIVVNDSRGFFTSRVIGQFINEGVAMIGEGVEPASVEQAAAQAGYPAKVLSLMDELTLTLPRKIRNETKRAVEETGGTWAGHPSDAVIDRMVDEFGRPGRSGGAGFYEYDEAGKRTRLWPGLREHFARPGVDVPFTDMQERMLFSEALDSVRCLEEEVLITVADANIGSIMGIGFPAWTGGVLQYINGYEGGLPGFVARARELAEKYGDRFLPPALLVEKAEKGETFHD, via the coding sequence ATGACCCAGAGCACGACCATCCGCTGGGAACAGGACGAGACCGGCGTCGTCACCCTCGTCCTCGACGACCCCAACCAGTCCGCCAACACGATGAACCAGGCGTTCAGGGACTCCATCGCGGCCGTCGCCGACCGCGCCGAGGCCGAGAAGGACTCCATCCGGGGCATTGTCTACACCTCCGCGAAGAAGACCTTCTTCGCGGGCGGTGACCTCAAGGACATGATCAGGATCGGCCCCGAGAACGCCCAGCTGGCGTTCGACACCGGGACGGCCATCAAGAACTCCCTGCGCCGCATCGAGACCCTCGGCAAGCCCGTCGTCGCCGCCATCAACGGAGCGGCGCTCGGCGGCGGTTACGAGATCGCGCTCGCCAGCCACCACCGCATCGCCCTCGACGCGCCGGGCTCCCGCATCGGCCTGCCCGAGGTCACGCTCGGCCTGCTGCCCGCGGGCGGCGGCGTCACCCGCACCGTACGGCTGATGGGCATCGCCGACGCACTGCTGAAGGTCCTGCTGCAGGGCACCCAGTACACCCCGCAGCGCGCGCTGGAGAACGGCCTGGTCCACGAGGTCGCGGCCACCACCGAAGAGATGCTCGACAAGGCCCGCGCCTTCATCGACGCGAACCCCGAGTCGCAGCAGCCCTGGGACGTCAAGGGGTACAAGATCCCCGGCGGCACCCCGTCCAACCCGAGGTTCGCCGCCAACCTGCCGGCCTTCCCCTCCAACCTGAAGAAGCAGCTCGCGGGCGCCCCCATGCCCGCGCCGCGCAACATCCTCGCCGCCGCGGTCGAGGGTGCGCAGGTCGACTTCGAGACCGCGCTGACCATCGAGGCCCGCTACTTCACCGAGCTGGTCACCGGCCAGGTTTCGAAGAACATGATCCAGGCGTTCTTCTTCGACCTCCAGGCCGTCAACTCCGGTGCCAGCCGCCCGAAGGGCATCGAGGAGCGTCCGGTCCGCAAGGTCGCCGTGCTCGGTGCCGGGATGATGGGCGCGGGCATCGCGTACTCCTGCGCGCGCGCCGGTATCGACGTCGTCCTGAAGGACGTCACCACCGAGGCCGCCGCCAGGGGCAAGGCGTACAGCGAGAAGCTGCTCGACAAGGCGCTCTCCCGCGGCCGTACGACCGAGGCGAAGCGCGACGAACTGCTGGCCCGGATCACCCCGACCGGCGACCCCGCCGACCTCGCCGGCTGCGACGCCGTGATCGAGGCCGTCTTCGAGGACACCTCGCTCAAGCACAAGGTGTTCCAGGAGATCCAGGACATCATCGAGCCCGACGCCCTGCTCTGCTCCAACACCTCCACGCTGCCCATCACCGTCCTCGCCGAAGGCGTGTCGCGGCCGGTGGACTTCATCGGGCTGCACTTCTTCTCGCCCGTCGACAAGATGCCGCTCGTCGAGATCATCAAGGGCGAGCGGACCGGCGACGAGGCCCTGGCACGCGCCTTCGACCTGGTCCGGCGGATCAAGAAGACCCCCATCGTGGTCAACGACTCGCGGGGCTTCTTCACCTCGCGCGTCATCGGCCAGTTCATCAACGAGGGCGTCGCCATGATCGGCGAGGGCGTGGAGCCGGCCTCGGTCGAACAGGCCGCGGCGCAGGCCGGATACCCGGCCAAGGTGCTCTCCCTGATGGACGAGCTGACACTCACCCTGCCCCGCAAGATCCGCAACGAGACGAAGCGCGCCGTCGAGGAGACGGGCGGCACGTGGGCCGGGCACCCCTCGGACGCGGTGATCGACCGGATGGTCGACGAGTTCGGACGCCCGGGACGCAGCGGCGGCGCGGGCTTCTACGAGTACGACGAAGCCGGCAAGCGGACCCGCCTCTGGCCCGGCCTGCGCGAGCACTTCGCCCGGCCCGGCGTGGACGTCCCCTTCACCGACATGCAGGAGCGGATGCTGTTCTCCGAGGCGCTGGACAGCGTCCGCTGCCTGGAGGAGGAGGTCCTCATCACGGTCGCCGACGCCAACATCGGCTCCATCATGGGCATCGGCTTCCCGGCCTGGACCGGCGGAGTGCTCCAGTACATCAACGGCTACGAGGGCGGTCTGCCCGGCTTCGTGGCGCGCGCCCGGGAACTCGCCGAGAAGTACGGCGACCGCTTCCTGCCGCCCGCCCTGCTCGTGGAGAAGGCGGAGAAGGGCGAGACCTTCCACGACTGA
- a CDS encoding acetyl-CoA C-acetyltransferase: protein MSTEAFVYDAIRTPRGRGKANGALHGTKPIDLVVGLIHEIRDRFPNLDPAAIDDIVLGVVSPLGDQGSDIARIAAVAAGLPDSVAGVQENRFCASGLEAVNLAAAKVRSGWEDLVLAGGVESMSRVPMGSDGGAWAMDPMTNYETGFAPQGIGADLIATIEGFSRRDVDEYAALSQERAAEAWKDGRFARSVVPVKDRNGLVVLDHDEHMRPGTTADSLASLKPSFATIGEMGGFDAVALQKYHWVEKIDHVHHAGNSSGIVDGAALVAIGSKEVGERYGLTPRARIVSAAVSGSEPTIMLTGPAPATRKALAKAGLTIDDIDLVEINEAFAGVVLRFVRDMGLSLDKVNVNGGAIALGHPLGATGAMILGTLVDELERRDKRYGLITLCVGGGMGIATVIERL from the coding sequence TTGAGTACCGAAGCGTTCGTCTACGACGCGATCCGCACCCCGCGTGGCCGCGGCAAGGCCAATGGCGCCCTGCACGGCACCAAGCCGATCGACCTGGTCGTCGGCCTCATCCACGAGATCCGCGACAGGTTCCCGAACCTCGACCCGGCGGCCATCGACGACATCGTCCTCGGCGTGGTCAGCCCGCTCGGTGACCAGGGCTCCGACATCGCCCGCATCGCCGCCGTCGCGGCCGGTCTCCCCGACTCCGTCGCCGGTGTCCAGGAGAACCGCTTCTGCGCCTCCGGCCTCGAAGCCGTCAACCTGGCCGCGGCCAAGGTGCGCTCCGGCTGGGAGGACCTCGTCCTGGCCGGCGGCGTCGAGTCGATGTCCCGCGTCCCGATGGGCTCGGACGGCGGCGCCTGGGCCATGGACCCGATGACCAACTACGAGACCGGCTTCGCCCCGCAGGGCATCGGCGCCGACCTCATCGCCACCATCGAGGGCTTCTCCCGCCGCGACGTCGACGAGTACGCGGCCCTCTCGCAGGAGCGCGCCGCCGAGGCGTGGAAGGACGGCCGCTTCGCCCGCTCCGTCGTCCCCGTCAAGGACCGCAACGGCCTCGTCGTCCTCGACCACGACGAGCACATGCGGCCCGGCACCACCGCCGACTCGCTCGCCTCGCTCAAGCCCTCCTTCGCCACGATCGGCGAGATGGGCGGCTTCGACGCCGTCGCGCTCCAGAAGTACCACTGGGTCGAGAAGATCGACCACGTCCACCACGCGGGCAACTCCTCGGGCATCGTCGACGGCGCCGCCCTGGTCGCCATCGGCTCGAAGGAGGTCGGCGAGCGCTACGGCCTCACCCCGCGCGCCCGCATCGTCTCCGCCGCGGTCTCCGGCTCGGAGCCGACCATCATGCTGACCGGGCCCGCGCCCGCCACCCGCAAGGCACTCGCCAAGGCCGGGCTGACCATCGACGACATCGACCTCGTCGAGATCAACGAAGCCTTCGCCGGAGTCGTCCTGCGCTTCGTCAGGGACATGGGCCTCTCGCTGGACAAGGTCAACGTCAACGGCGGCGCCATCGCGCTCGGCCACCCGCTCGGCGCCACCGGCGCGATGATCCTCGGCACGCTCGTCGACGAGCTGGAGCGGCGCGACAAGCGGTACGGCCTCATCACCCTCTGCGTCGGCGGCGGCATGGGCATCGCCACCGTCATCGAGCGTCTCTGA
- a CDS encoding TetR/AcrR family transcriptional regulator, which produces MARRSTNEAFLARALTETPPSDALSEQILDAAREQFMTHGVRRSTVEHIARRAKVSRITVHRRIGGRDDLLAACLLREYRRFVVDVDAVVTALPTREERLVEGFVAVLEHIREHPLFGGLLRVEPEIVLPFLAAEGSPALLALRGYLADRLRHVACAQGRPDADPPGDTAPAAELAVRLVVSLLLNPAGSFGPADDEQLRLLARRSLVPLLVAGRPASAPPPGAPDHP; this is translated from the coding sequence ATGGCGCGACGTAGTACGAACGAGGCATTTCTCGCCCGAGCGCTCACGGAGACGCCGCCGTCCGACGCCCTGAGCGAGCAGATACTCGACGCGGCCCGCGAGCAGTTCATGACCCACGGGGTCCGGCGCTCGACCGTCGAGCACATAGCCAGGCGCGCCAAGGTCTCCCGGATCACCGTGCACCGGCGGATCGGCGGCAGGGACGACCTGCTGGCGGCCTGTCTGTTGCGCGAGTACCGCCGCTTCGTCGTCGACGTGGACGCGGTGGTCACGGCCCTGCCCACCCGGGAGGAGCGGCTCGTCGAGGGCTTCGTCGCCGTCCTGGAGCACATCCGCGAACACCCGCTCTTCGGCGGGCTGTTGCGGGTCGAGCCGGAGATCGTGCTGCCCTTCCTCGCCGCGGAGGGCAGTCCCGCACTGCTCGCCCTGCGTGGCTATCTGGCCGACCGGCTGCGCCACGTCGCGTGTGCGCAGGGACGGCCAGACGCGGATCCGCCGGGGGACACCGCGCCCGCCGCCGAGCTGGCGGTGCGGCTCGTCGTCTCCCTGCTGCTCAACCCGGCCGGCTCCTTCGGGCCCGCCGACGACGAACAGCTCCGGCTTCTCGCCCGCCGCAGTCTGGTGCCCCTCCTGGTCGCCGGACGGCCCGCGTCGGCCCCGCCCCCCGGCGCACCGGACCACCCGTGA
- a CDS encoding macro domain-containing protein, whose amino-acid sequence MSEIMYVRGDATAPRGKGVKLIAHVCNDLGGWGKGFVLAVSGRWPEPEAAYRRWHRDRAGNDFGLGAVQFVRTGPYVWVANMVGQRGIRTGSKGVPVRYEAVDTALETVSGRAAELGASVHMPRIGCGLAGGKWSRIEPLIEERLVKRGISVTVYDYD is encoded by the coding sequence ATGTCGGAGATCATGTACGTGAGGGGCGACGCGACCGCTCCCCGCGGCAAGGGCGTCAAGCTGATCGCGCACGTCTGCAACGACCTGGGCGGCTGGGGCAAGGGATTCGTCCTCGCCGTCTCGGGCCGCTGGCCCGAGCCCGAGGCCGCCTACCGCCGCTGGCACCGCGACCGTGCGGGCAACGACTTCGGCCTCGGCGCGGTCCAGTTCGTCCGGACCGGCCCGTACGTCTGGGTGGCGAACATGGTGGGACAGCGGGGGATACGCACCGGCAGCAAGGGGGTTCCGGTGCGGTACGAGGCGGTGGACACGGCTCTGGAGACGGTGAGCGGGCGGGCCGCCGAGCTGGGCGCGTCGGTCCACATGCCGCGGATCGGCTGCGGCCTCGCCGGCGGCAAGTGGTCCAGGATCGAGCCGCTGATCGAAGAGCGCCTGGTGAAGCGGGGCATATCCGTCACCGTCTACGACTACGACTGA